In Candidatus Hydrogenedentota bacterium, a single genomic region encodes these proteins:
- a CDS encoding CBS domain-containing protein — MFEASSILTRDVVTVREDTPILEAVRVLAENDITGVPVVSDDMTLVGIISEKDVLRLLYEEGAKNAVVRDYMTHNVVSFSEDTPLYDICESLINNGFRRIPILRDGKIAGIISRSDIIKFILKVRASTH, encoded by the coding sequence GTGTTCGAAGCAAGTTCAATCCTGACCCGAGACGTCGTCACGGTACGGGAAGATACCCCTATCCTCGAAGCCGTTCGAGTGTTGGCCGAAAACGACATCACGGGAGTTCCAGTCGTCTCCGACGACATGACGCTAGTGGGCATCATCTCCGAGAAAGATGTGTTGAGGCTGCTCTACGAAGAAGGGGCCAAGAACGCCGTTGTCCGGGACTACATGACGCACAATGTGGTCAGCTTCAGCGAGGACACTCCTCTCTACGATATATGCGAATCCCTTATCAACAACGGCTTTCGGCGGATCCCTATTCTTAGAGACGGGAAGATTGCAGGCATCATCAGCCGATCGGATATCATCAAGTTCATCTTGAAAGTGCGCGCTTCGACGCATG